Proteins from one Deinococcus actinosclerus genomic window:
- a CDS encoding class I SAM-dependent methyltransferase yields the protein MGARRDALIAALYGPVGWPRARRVVERLRVHLPPGGSLLDLGAGTGHTGVLLARQGWAVTLADAPPHPGAWGQRLIAQPAARHLARQAGLRRVLTPGPLPFPDAHFDTVLLAFVLHHCPDPPGVLREAARVARRRVLVLEDVTGDGQRPGRLARVLDALVNLEAGHPHAQRSDADWLRLFGALHLTVHARERWTSREIGVPTGHVLYDLRPAGP from the coding sequence ATGGGCGCGCGCCGGGACGCCCTGATCGCCGCGCTGTACGGCCCGGTCGGCTGGCCCCGCGCCCGGCGGGTCGTGGAGCGGCTGCGGGTGCACCTGCCGCCCGGCGGGTCGCTGCTGGACCTGGGAGCGGGCACCGGGCACACCGGGGTCCTCCTGGCCCGTCAGGGCTGGGCGGTGACGCTGGCGGACGCGCCGCCCCACCCGGGCGCGTGGGGGCAGCGGCTGATCGCGCAGCCGGCGGCCCGGCACCTCGCGCGGCAGGCCGGGCTGAGGCGGGTGCTCACGCCGGGGCCGCTGCCGTTCCCGGACGCCCACTTCGACACGGTGCTGCTGGCGTTCGTGCTGCACCACTGCCCCGACCCGCCCGGCGTCCTGCGCGAGGCGGCCCGCGTGGCCCGGCGGCGCGTCCTCGTGCTCGAGGACGTGACCGGGGACGGCCAGCGGCCCGGCCGTCTGGCGCGCGTCCTGGACGCCCTGGTGAACCTGGAAGCCGGGCATCCCCACGCGCAGCGCAGCGACGCGGACTGGCTGCGGCTCTTCGGGGCGCTGCACCTGACCGTCCACGCCCGGGAACGCTGGACCTCGCGGGAAATCGGTGTGCCCACCGGCCACGTCCTGTACGATCTGCGGCCAGCCGGCCCGTGA
- a CDS encoding methyltransferase domain-containing protein produces MTWNPDQYHLFREARSAPVRDLHALIPDQAYASVIDLGCGTGEHTLTLARRFPQAQVTGLDQSAEMLERAQAQQAPNLRFQQGDLGRLDGTHDMIHANASLQWVPDHPALLAHLWAHLNPGGVLAAQVPANHDHPSHRLLTDTALDFQDELGGYARFGTAHGASPVLPPARYAELLDELGGTDITALSKVYPVVLSGADGLIDWTKGTALVPYLSRLTDDGQRRFLAAYRERLHAAYPGGRVYYAFTRTLFTARRPA; encoded by the coding sequence ATGACGTGGAACCCCGACCAGTACCACCTCTTCCGCGAGGCCCGCAGCGCCCCCGTCCGCGACCTGCACGCCCTGATTCCCGATCAGGCCTACGCCAGCGTCATCGACCTGGGCTGCGGCACGGGCGAACACACCCTCACACTCGCGCGGCGCTTCCCGCAGGCGCAGGTCACCGGCCTCGACCAGAGCGCCGAGATGCTGGAGCGGGCGCAGGCGCAGCAGGCCCCCAACCTCCGCTTTCAGCAGGGCGACCTGGGCCGCCTGGACGGCACGCACGACATGATCCACGCGAACGCCTCACTGCAGTGGGTGCCGGATCACCCCGCGCTGCTCGCGCACCTGTGGGCGCACCTGAATCCCGGTGGGGTCCTGGCCGCGCAGGTCCCCGCCAACCACGACCACCCCAGCCACCGCCTCCTGACCGACACCGCCCTGGACTTCCAGGACGAACTGGGCGGGTACGCCCGTTTCGGCACCGCGCACGGCGCGTCCCCCGTCCTGCCGCCCGCCCGCTACGCCGAACTGCTCGACGAACTGGGCGGCACGGACATCACCGCCCTGAGCAAGGTCTACCCGGTCGTACTGAGCGGCGCGGACGGCCTGATCGACTGGACGAAAGGCACCGCCCTCGTGCCGTACCTCAGCCGCCTGACCGACGACGGGCAGAGGCGGTTCCTGGCCGCCTACCGCGAACGCCTCCACGCCGCCTACCCCGGTGGGCGCGTGTACTACGCCTTCACCCGCACGCTGTTCACCGCACGCCGGCCCGCCTGA
- the hisB gene encoding imidazoleglycerol-phosphate dehydratase HisB, with protein MSRTATVTRTTSETDITVQLDLDTTSYEHPQTGHGFLDHMLDALARHARIGLTVRATGDLHIEPHHLIEDTGITLGQALTQALGDRKGIERYGSAFVPMDETLAHVVLDLSGRAHLAFEPETLNVWGDAGGMTHYHLREFLRGLCNHAGITLHVRLLAGREAHHVIEAIVKAVARALRDAVQVTSQTMPSTKGSL; from the coding sequence ATGAGCCGCACGGCCACCGTCACCCGAACCACCAGCGAAACGGACATCACCGTCCAGCTCGACCTCGATACCACCAGCTACGAGCACCCACAGACCGGTCACGGCTTCCTGGACCACATGCTCGACGCCCTGGCCCGCCACGCCCGCATCGGCCTGACCGTCCGCGCGACCGGCGACCTGCACATCGAACCGCACCACCTCATCGAGGACACCGGCATCACCCTCGGACAGGCCCTCACGCAGGCCCTCGGGGACCGCAAGGGCATCGAACGGTACGGCAGCGCCTTCGTCCCCATGGACGAGACCCTCGCGCACGTCGTGCTGGACCTGTCGGGCCGCGCGCACCTCGCCTTCGAACCCGAGACGCTGAACGTCTGGGGCGACGCGGGCGGCATGACCCACTACCACCTGCGCGAATTCCTGCGCGGCCTGTGCAACCACGCGGGCATCACCCTGCACGTCCGCCTCCTCGCGGGCCGCGAGGCGCACCACGTCATCGAGGCCATCGTGAAAGCCGTCGCGCGCGCCCTGCGGGACGCCGTGCAGGTCACCTCCCAGACCATGCCCAGCACCAAGGGCAGCCTGTGA
- the hisH gene encoding imidazole glycerol phosphate synthase subunit HisH yields MTAPATDRPEVLLLDYGAGNVRSAAKALERAGMTVRVSSDPADVPGARALVVPGQGHFRQVMDAFDHSGFRQPVLDAARGGTPILGICVGMQMLLDGSEEAPGVQGLGLIPGTVLRFPQDTQRKVPQMGWNSLDKVGDSPLLNDLACPAYAYFVHSYYVPLTVDVDAGAITEYGVPFWAAFSHGTLHATQFHPEKSGAVGLAILERFRRNVLEN; encoded by the coding sequence GTGACCGCCCCCGCCACCGACCGCCCCGAGGTCCTGCTGCTCGACTACGGCGCCGGCAACGTCCGCAGCGCCGCCAAGGCCCTCGAACGCGCGGGCATGACCGTGCGCGTCAGCAGCGACCCCGCCGACGTGCCCGGCGCCCGCGCCCTCGTGGTGCCCGGCCAGGGGCACTTCCGGCAGGTCATGGACGCCTTCGACCACAGCGGCTTCCGCCAGCCCGTCCTCGACGCTGCGCGGGGTGGCACGCCCATCCTGGGCATCTGCGTCGGCATGCAGATGCTTCTCGACGGCAGCGAGGAAGCGCCCGGCGTGCAGGGCCTCGGCCTGATCCCCGGCACCGTCCTGCGCTTTCCGCAGGACACCCAGCGCAAGGTGCCGCAGATGGGCTGGAACAGCCTCGACAAGGTCGGCGACAGCCCCCTCCTCAACGACCTCGCGTGCCCCGCGTACGCCTACTTCGTGCACTCCTACTACGTGCCCCTGACCGTCGATGTGGACGCGGGCGCCATCACCGAGTACGGCGTACCCTTCTGGGCCGCGTTCAGCCACGGCACCCTCCACGCCACGCAGTTCCACCCGGAAAAGAGCGGCGCGGTGGGTCTCGCCATCCTCGAACGCTTCCGCCGCAACGTCCTGGAGAACTGA
- a CDS encoding NAD(P)/FAD-dependent oxidoreductase — MHVIVIGAGIAGASVAYFLARAGAQVTVVDAGAHRASDVPSALINPVRGQSGGVDARALDGMRFTWTLLSDLEAAGHAVPHAQSGVLRPIPDDRARARFERNLPAALPHAWLSPADAPEPPAPGWGHVLHLPDGGWVDGPAFTRALVQASGAPVVTGRAQDWTARTVTLAGGDTLSGDAVVFCGGSVGVTWRGEVATHRRGTLLTLDRAVTRVPLSFGAYLAPDARGGVLGATFETPSATWTPDGLPLASLGWLLGKGAALTDLRGARVTGHWTGTRLSGLNAGPQEGGPWRLTGLSSKGFLLGPLLAAELASDLMSAAQSG, encoded by the coding sequence ATGCACGTCATCGTGATCGGGGCGGGCATCGCGGGGGCGTCGGTCGCGTACTTCCTGGCCCGCGCGGGCGCGCAGGTGACGGTCGTGGACGCAGGCGCGCACCGCGCGAGCGACGTGCCCAGCGCCCTGATCAACCCGGTGCGCGGCCAGTCGGGCGGCGTGGACGCCCGCGCGCTGGACGGCATGCGCTTCACGTGGACGCTCCTGAGCGACCTCGAGGCGGCGGGGCACGCGGTCCCACACGCGCAGTCGGGCGTGCTGCGGCCCATCCCGGACGACCGCGCCCGCGCCCGCTTCGAACGGAACCTGCCCGCCGCGCTGCCCCACGCGTGGCTGAGCCCGGCAGACGCGCCGGAACCCCCGGCGCCCGGCTGGGGGCACGTCCTGCACCTCCCGGACGGCGGGTGGGTGGACGGCCCCGCCTTCACCCGCGCGCTCGTGCAGGCGTCCGGCGCGCCGGTCGTCACCGGACGCGCGCAGGACTGGACGGCCCGCACCGTCACCCTGGCAGGCGGGGACACCCTGAGCGGGGACGCCGTGGTGTTTTGCGGCGGCTCGGTCGGCGTCACCTGGCGCGGCGAGGTCGCCACGCACCGGCGCGGCACCCTCCTGACCCTGGACCGGGCCGTGACGCGCGTCCCCCTCAGCTTCGGCGCGTACCTCGCCCCGGACGCGCGCGGCGGGGTGCTCGGCGCGACCTTCGAGACCCCCTCCGCCACCTGGACGCCGGACGGGTTGCCCCTGGCGTCCCTGGGCTGGCTGCTCGGCAAGGGCGCCGCCCTGACCGACCTGCGCGGCGCGCGCGTCACCGGACACTGGACCGGCACGCGCCTCTCCGGCCTGAACGCCGGACCGCAGGAGGGCGGCCCGTGGCGGCTGACCGGCCTGAGCAGCAAGGGCTTCCTGCTCGGGCCCCTGCTCGCGGCTGAGCTGGCCAGCGACCTGATGAGCGCGGCTCAGTCCGGCTGA
- the mnmD gene encoding tRNA (5-methylaminomethyl-2-thiouridine)(34)-methyltransferase MnmD, with amino-acid sequence MSEGSAEAQGDVLVTPDGSRTALNARFGEAYGSRHGAASQARHVFVEGTGTHEHPAPRVLEVGFGVGVNARATLARCAARGVPLAYHAFEFDPAPRELLRDVARGGEAEAHPAWRALLDAWPESGGGSGEIEVTAGGATLRVTFADVLTADLPAGWATALYLDGFSPGRNPDVWTPAFTARLAHTLAPGGVLGTYSAAGHVRRSLEAAGLRVDRRPGAPGKRECLRAVREG; translated from the coding sequence ATGAGTGAGGGTTCCGCTGAGGCGCAGGGTGACGTGCTGGTCACGCCGGACGGGTCGCGCACCGCCCTGAACGCCCGGTTCGGCGAGGCGTACGGGTCGCGGCACGGCGCGGCGTCGCAGGCGCGGCATGTGTTCGTGGAGGGCACCGGCACGCACGAGCACCCCGCCCCGCGCGTGCTGGAGGTGGGCTTCGGGGTGGGCGTGAACGCCCGCGCGACCCTGGCCCGCTGCGCGGCGCGCGGCGTCCCGCTGGCGTACCACGCGTTCGAGTTCGACCCGGCGCCCCGTGAACTGCTGCGGGACGTAGCGCGCGGCGGGGAGGCTGAGGCTCACCCCGCGTGGCGGGCACTGCTGGACGCGTGGCCCGAATCGGGCGGCGGCAGCGGTGAGATCGAGGTCACGGCGGGCGGCGCGACCCTGCGCGTCACGTTCGCGGACGTCCTGACCGCCGATCTGCCCGCGGGCTGGGCGACGGCGCTGTACCTGGACGGTTTCTCGCCGGGCCGCAATCCGGACGTGTGGACGCCGGCATTCACGGCGCGACTAGCCCACACCCTCGCGCCGGGCGGCGTGCTGGGCACGTACAGCGCTGCCGGGCACGTGCGCCGCTCGCTGGAGGCCGCCGGGCTGCGCGTGGACCGCCGCCCCGGCGCGCCCGGTAAACGCGAGTGCCTGCGCGCCGTGCGGGAGGGCTGA
- a CDS encoding elongation factor G, with protein sequence MPHRIVSLAAHSGTGKTTLAEALLHRSGVISRMGRVEDGTTRSDHTDAEKAHGFSIQTGVLRLTHEGTDVTVLDTPGFADFVREIRGGIRAADSVLVLVSAVGGVEVGTERAWATADRFGMPRVVVVNRMDRDRADFFTVLADVRASLKGPVAAALLPVGEGPDFRGVVNVLTGEVSPPQELPPTLTGALREARDALLDAIVETDDDLMGRYLEGEPIGDDELEAAYLRAVHAGTLYPVLPVSAMTGVGLDALLHLMVTGLRSARERGPLTGVDGQTREPAPDAPLSARVWRVSIDPFVGKVAYIRVWSGTLRPGDTLRNTSQDLDVRPMHLYVPNGKDLTEVPELPAGSIGVLTKLPDLHAGDTLADPDQPITYDPLWLPEPVHTVAIHPATRQDEDKLGAALAKLREEDPTLHYAREPQTGEQLLSGMGDMHLGIAVEKLAAQGVTVTTTPPRIPYRETIHAPAEAQGKHRKQSGGHGQYGDCKIRIEPGEGFAFRSAVVGGAIPGKYIPSIEKGVQDAMQRGALAGYPMQDVQVTVLDGSYHDVDSSDIAFRTAGSLALKNAVANARPGLLEPVVQLRVRAPASFTGDLISDLQTRRARVQGMDPEGTVIVVTALVPQAELQTYSADLRSLTGDRGAFSLKPHGYQPVPEPLAKKIIEARQGELAGA encoded by the coding sequence GTGCCTCACCGCATCGTGAGTCTGGCCGCGCACAGCGGCACCGGAAAGACGACGCTGGCCGAGGCCCTGCTGCACCGCAGCGGGGTCATTTCGCGTATGGGTCGCGTGGAGGACGGCACGACCCGCAGCGACCACACGGACGCGGAGAAGGCGCACGGCTTCTCGATCCAGACCGGGGTGCTGCGCCTGACCCACGAGGGCACGGACGTGACGGTGCTGGACACGCCGGGCTTCGCGGATTTCGTGCGGGAGATCCGCGGCGGCATCCGCGCGGCGGACAGTGTGCTCGTGCTCGTCAGCGCGGTGGGCGGCGTGGAGGTCGGCACCGAGCGCGCCTGGGCGACCGCCGACCGTTTCGGCATGCCGCGCGTGGTGGTCGTCAACCGCATGGACCGGGACCGGGCGGACTTCTTCACGGTCCTTGCGGACGTGCGGGCCAGCCTGAAGGGGCCGGTCGCGGCGGCGTTGCTGCCGGTGGGGGAGGGGCCGGACTTCCGGGGCGTGGTGAACGTCCTGACCGGCGAGGTGAGCCCCCCGCAGGAGCTGCCCCCCACCCTGACCGGCGCGCTGCGCGAGGCGCGGGACGCACTGCTCGACGCCATCGTGGAGACGGACGACGACCTGATGGGCCGCTACCTGGAGGGCGAACCCATCGGGGACGACGAGCTGGAGGCGGCGTACCTGCGGGCGGTGCACGCGGGCACCCTCTACCCGGTGCTGCCCGTCAGTGCCATGACCGGGGTGGGGCTGGACGCGCTGCTGCACCTGATGGTCACGGGGCTACGCAGCGCCCGCGAGCGCGGCCCGCTGACCGGCGTGGACGGCCAGACCCGCGAGCCTGCGCCGGACGCCCCCCTGAGCGCGCGGGTATGGCGGGTGTCCATCGACCCGTTCGTGGGCAAGGTCGCGTACATCCGCGTCTGGAGCGGCACGCTACGCCCCGGCGACACCCTGCGTAACACCTCGCAGGACCTGGACGTGCGCCCCATGCACCTGTACGTCCCGAACGGCAAGGACCTCACCGAGGTGCCCGAACTGCCCGCCGGGAGCATCGGCGTGCTGACCAAACTGCCGGACCTGCACGCCGGGGACACCCTGGCCGACCCCGATCAGCCCATCACGTACGACCCGCTGTGGCTGCCCGAACCGGTCCACACCGTCGCCATTCACCCCGCCACCCGCCAGGACGAGGACAAACTCGGCGCGGCCCTCGCGAAACTGCGCGAGGAGGACCCCACCCTCCACTACGCGCGCGAACCGCAGACCGGCGAGCAACTCCTGTCCGGCATGGGCGACATGCACCTGGGCATCGCCGTCGAGAAGCTGGCCGCGCAGGGCGTCACCGTGACCACCACCCCACCCCGCATCCCCTACCGCGAAACCATCCACGCGCCCGCCGAGGCGCAGGGTAAACACCGGAAACAGAGCGGCGGACACGGACAATATGGCGACTGCAAGATCCGCATCGAACCCGGCGAAGGCTTCGCCTTCCGCTCCGCCGTGGTGGGCGGCGCGATTCCCGGCAAATACATCCCCAGCATCGAGAAGGGCGTGCAGGACGCCATGCAGCGCGGCGCACTCGCCGGGTACCCCATGCAGGACGTCCAGGTCACCGTCCTGGACGGCAGTTACCACGACGTGGACAGCAGCGACATCGCCTTCCGCACCGCCGGGAGCCTCGCCCTGAAAAACGCCGTGGCGAACGCCCGCCCGGGCCTCCTCGAACCCGTCGTGCAACTGCGCGTCCGCGCCCCCGCCTCCTTCACCGGGGACCTCATCAGCGACCTGCAGACCCGCCGCGCCCGCGTGCAGGGCATGGACCCCGAAGGGACCGTCATCGTCGTCACCGCCCTCGTCCCGCAGGCTGAGCTCCAGACCTACAGCGCCGACCTGCGCTCCCTGACCGGCGACCGCGGCGCGTTCAGCCTCAAACCCCACGGGTACCAGCCCGTCCCGGAACCCCTCGCGAAGAAGATCATCGAGGCGCGGCAGGGCGAACTGGCTGGAGCGTAG
- a CDS encoding threonine aldolase family protein, which produces MTEPARLIADLRSDTVTTPTPAMREAMAQAPVGDDVYGEDPTVNELQAEVARLTGHEAGLFMPSGTMTNQVAIALHTRRGEEVICAEGSHIYEWELGMMATFSGVVPRFVPAPLGVPAPEDVRAAIRRSIHQSPSGLISLENTHNKAGGTVIPLDVLAGIRAVATEEGLPLHLDGARVVNAAVALGVPLRDVTGLFDTVSVCLSKGLGAPVGSVLVGSAAQMRQAHRYRKMMGGGMRQAGVLAAAALVALREGPARLAEDHRRTRELAGALVNAGFDVNLNAVQTNIIYAAVPDAAAHAARWSEQGVLCNALGPDSVRFVLHHQVDDEALAGAIRVLTA; this is translated from the coding sequence ATGACTGAACCCGCCCGCCTGATTGCCGATCTGCGTTCCGATACCGTCACGACGCCCACGCCCGCCATGCGCGAGGCGATGGCGCAGGCGCCGGTGGGGGACGACGTGTACGGCGAGGACCCGACCGTGAACGAGTTGCAGGCGGAGGTAGCGCGCCTGACCGGGCACGAGGCGGGGCTGTTCATGCCGTCGGGGACGATGACGAATCAGGTGGCGATCGCGCTGCACACCCGGCGGGGCGAGGAGGTCATCTGTGCGGAGGGGTCGCACATCTACGAGTGGGAGCTGGGCATGATGGCGACCTTCAGTGGCGTGGTGCCGCGTTTCGTGCCCGCGCCGCTGGGCGTGCCCGCCCCGGAGGACGTGCGCGCCGCGATCCGCCGCAGCATTCATCAGTCGCCGAGCGGGCTGATCAGCCTGGAGAACACGCACAACAAGGCGGGTGGCACCGTGATCCCGCTGGACGTCCTGGCGGGCATCCGCGCGGTGGCGACCGAGGAGGGGCTGCCGCTGCATCTCGACGGCGCGCGGGTGGTGAACGCAGCGGTGGCGTTGGGGGTGCCGCTGCGGGACGTGACGGGCCTATTCGACACGGTCAGCGTGTGCCTCAGCAAGGGCCTGGGGGCGCCGGTGGGCAGCGTGCTCGTCGGGAGTGCCGCCCAGATGCGGCAGGCGCACCGCTACCGCAAGATGATGGGCGGCGGCATGCGGCAGGCGGGCGTGCTGGCCGCCGCCGCGCTCGTGGCCCTGCGCGAGGGCCCCGCGCGGCTGGCCGAGGATCACCGCCGCACCCGTGAACTGGCCGGGGCGCTGGTGAACGCGGGCTTCGACGTGAACCTGAACGCCGTGCAGACGAACATCATCTACGCCGCCGTGCCGGACGCCGCCGCGCACGCCGCCCGCTGGAGCGAGCAGGGGGTCCTGTGCAACGCGCTGGGCCCGGACAGCGTCCGCTTCGTGCTGCACCATCAGGTGGACGACGAGGCCCTGGCGGGCGCGATCCGCGTCCTGACCGCCTGA
- a CDS encoding CPBP family intramembrane glutamic endopeptidase — MTVPEPPPISVPPAPPAAPDGVRAVSGNRAALALLVVQNVASALLVAAGLPLGTALLGTFAVVVLVGLTLFRGTVGALFRDSRWRTPPSWGVALAAFALAFLASRAFVLAFVTLVPSSANAVPQFLSQGSDVWVLLLAAGILIPVAEEVAFRGLLMRGHERAAGFTVAALTSTLVFSLAHGVPASIVGILPLAYVLARVVQHTGSLWNSVIVHALNNTIAVALGSLLAGRLPQDTGQATELLKNEALRLPLAGGAALFGTVVFVVLHLWLTPKADPQVRSAPGPWLSGAFVVMLLFGLGAAALTVPGVTQWITDLRGALR, encoded by the coding sequence ATGACTGTGCCCGAGCCCCCGCCGATCAGTGTGCCGCCCGCTCCCCCTGCTGCGCCCGACGGGGTGCGGGCGGTCAGCGGGAACCGGGCGGCGCTGGCGCTGCTGGTGGTGCAGAACGTGGCCTCGGCGCTGCTGGTCGCGGCGGGGCTGCCGCTGGGCACCGCGCTGCTGGGTACCTTCGCCGTGGTGGTGCTCGTCGGGCTGACCCTCTTCCGGGGTACGGTGGGCGCCCTGTTCCGCGATTCGCGCTGGCGCACGCCGCCGTCCTGGGGGGTGGCGCTCGCGGCGTTCGCGCTGGCGTTCCTGGCGTCGCGGGCGTTCGTGCTGGCATTCGTGACGCTCGTGCCGTCGTCCGCGAACGCGGTGCCGCAGTTCCTGAGCCAGGGGTCGGACGTGTGGGTGCTGCTGCTGGCGGCGGGCATCCTGATCCCCGTGGCCGAGGAGGTGGCCTTCCGGGGCCTGCTCATGCGCGGGCACGAGCGGGCGGCAGGCTTCACGGTCGCGGCGCTGACGAGCACGCTGGTGTTCTCGCTGGCGCACGGCGTGCCCGCCAGCATCGTGGGCATCCTGCCGCTGGCGTACGTGCTGGCGCGGGTGGTGCAGCATACCGGCAGCCTGTGGAACAGCGTGATCGTGCACGCGCTGAACAACACCATCGCGGTGGCGCTGGGCAGCCTGCTGGCGGGCCGTCTGCCCCAGGACACCGGGCAGGCGACGGAACTCCTGAAGAACGAGGCGCTGCGCCTGCCGCTGGCCGGGGGCGCGGCGCTGTTCGGGACGGTGGTGTTCGTCGTGCTGCACCTGTGGCTCACGCCGAAGGCCGATCCGCAGGTGCGCAGTGCGCCCGGTCCCTGGCTGAGCGGCGCGTTCGTGGTGATGCTGCTGTTCGGGCTGGGTGCCGCGGCCCTGACCGTGCCGGGCGTGACGCAGTGGATCACGGACCTGCGCGGGGCGCTGCGGTGA